The following are encoded together in the Streptomyces tsukubensis genome:
- a CDS encoding LysR substrate-binding domain-containing protein, whose product MSTRIAAITRKRQPTLAQLRAFAAVAEELHFRDAAAAIGMSQPALSGAVSALEDVLGVTLLERTTRKVLLSPAGERLAPRAKAVLAEVSGLLEEADVVRAPFTGTLRLGVIPTVAPYLLPTVLRLAGERYPELDLQVHEEQTSSLLDGLTTGRLDLLLLAGPLGAQGVTELPVFDEDFVLVTPLGHPLGGREGIPRAALRELKLLLLDEGHCLRDQALDICREVGGGNRAPVTTTAAGLSTLVQLVAGGLGVTLLPRTAVAVETSRSDQLLTGYFAGPAPSRRIALAMRTGGARAEEYEALAQALREAVRALPVRTWYEGAETAG is encoded by the coding sequence TTGAGTACGAGGATCGCGGCCATCACCCGTAAGCGGCAGCCGACCCTCGCGCAGTTGCGGGCCTTCGCGGCCGTCGCCGAGGAGCTTCACTTCCGGGACGCCGCCGCGGCGATCGGGATGAGCCAGCCCGCGCTCTCCGGGGCCGTCTCCGCGCTGGAGGACGTGCTCGGCGTCACACTGCTGGAGCGGACCACCCGCAAGGTGCTGCTCTCGCCCGCCGGTGAACGGCTCGCGCCGCGGGCCAAGGCCGTGCTCGCCGAGGTGTCGGGACTGCTCGAAGAGGCCGACGTCGTGCGCGCACCGTTCACCGGCACGCTGCGGCTCGGGGTGATCCCGACCGTCGCGCCGTATCTGCTGCCCACCGTGTTGCGGCTGGCCGGTGAGCGCTACCCGGAGCTGGACCTGCAGGTCCACGAGGAGCAGACCTCCTCGCTGCTCGACGGGCTGACCACCGGCCGCCTCGACCTGCTGCTGCTCGCCGGGCCGCTCGGAGCGCAGGGCGTCACCGAACTCCCCGTGTTCGACGAGGACTTCGTGCTGGTCACGCCGCTCGGTCACCCGCTGGGCGGCCGTGAGGGCATACCCCGCGCGGCCCTGCGTGAGCTGAAGCTGCTGCTGCTCGACGAGGGGCACTGCCTGCGCGACCAGGCGCTGGACATCTGCCGTGAGGTGGGCGGCGGCAATCGCGCCCCCGTGACGACCACCGCCGCCGGGCTCTCCACCCTCGTACAGCTCGTCGCCGGTGGGCTGGGCGTCACACTGCTGCCCCGTACGGCGGTCGCTGTCGAGACGAGCCGCAGTGATCAGTTGCTGACCGGCTACTTCGCCGGCCCCGCCCCGTCCCGCAGGATCGCCCTCGCCATGCGTACGGGGGGCGCCCGCGCGGAAGAGTACGAGGCGCTGGCGCAGGCACTGCGGGAGGCGGTGCGGGCCCTGCCGGTGCGTACCTGGTACGAGGGGGCGGAGACCGCGGGCTGA
- a CDS encoding ABC transporter ATP-binding protein — protein MIPEGSLLSAQGLRKAYGSTVALDGAEFSIHPGEIVAVMGPSGSGKSTLLHCLAGIVVPDDGLIVYDGAELSSMNDARRSALRRSEFGFVFQFGQLVPELTCVENVALPLRLGGTRRKEAERAALEWMRRLEVDDLWDKRPGEVSGGQGQRVAVARALVTRPRVLFADEPTGALDSLNGEAVMELLSEAARSAGAAVVLVTHEARVAAYSDREIVVRDGRSRDMEQFV, from the coding sequence GTGATTCCCGAGGGGTCCCTGCTCTCCGCCCAGGGGCTGCGCAAGGCATACGGCTCGACCGTCGCGCTCGACGGTGCCGAGTTCTCCATCCACCCCGGCGAGATCGTCGCCGTCATGGGCCCGTCGGGCTCAGGCAAGTCGACCCTGCTGCACTGCCTCGCGGGGATCGTCGTGCCGGACGACGGCCTGATCGTCTACGACGGCGCCGAGCTCAGCTCGATGAACGACGCCCGGCGCAGCGCGCTGCGCCGGAGCGAGTTCGGCTTCGTCTTCCAGTTCGGTCAGCTCGTCCCCGAGCTGACCTGCGTGGAGAACGTGGCCCTTCCACTGCGGCTCGGCGGTACGAGGCGCAAGGAAGCCGAACGGGCCGCGCTGGAGTGGATGCGGCGCCTTGAGGTCGACGATCTGTGGGACAAACGCCCCGGTGAGGTCTCGGGTGGCCAGGGCCAGCGGGTGGCGGTGGCCCGCGCCCTCGTGACCCGCCCGCGCGTACTGTTCGCCGACGAACCCACCGGCGCCCTCGACTCCCTCAACGGCGAGGCCGTCATGGAGCTGCTGTCGGAGGCCGCGCGCTCCGCGGGCGCCGCCGTCGTCCTGGTCACCCATGAGGCACGTGTGGCCGCCTACTCGGACCGGGAGATCGTCGTACGCGACGGCAGGTCCCGCGACATGGAACAGTTCGTATGA
- a CDS encoding putative T7SS-secreted protein, with the protein MTKRPAFPHIGWDPTPGDVEDTRELAKTLGGLAHDLGTTLRELERIESGGWQGKTAVAFSDHISEDVTPLIRDSHDSFDKASRALHRWAGELKDFQDEANRLETAAGKALDAKGKAKSGTDDMAKASGDVTTAESDVDDLEGRYRRAAAHIAKDLDKAGNIAPNEPGFWDKLGHGIEDAWKDAGKWLKDHADLIKLIGDLLGDLGGILAMIAIITAPFEPIGAIFATAAVVTSGLALVSHLVAKAAGADVSLVTIGLDALGSIPGIGAFSKGVKVADEATAATRAAKLGGTVKGSKTHGWKFIARSPAATGGLKTPNIKLLGDPVRLFGSESHGLLEAKGMTGRMNLLAEKNIRNGQLLGTQAIPGLKNIDSMSNLGRGIDAGIKIAPKVLSVPGHVHDLGDQLHQSAAAH; encoded by the coding sequence GTGACCAAGCGCCCCGCCTTCCCGCACATCGGCTGGGACCCTACGCCCGGCGATGTGGAGGACACCCGCGAACTGGCCAAGACCCTGGGCGGCCTCGCCCACGACCTGGGAACGACGCTGCGCGAGTTGGAACGTATCGAGAGCGGCGGCTGGCAGGGCAAGACCGCCGTCGCGTTCTCCGACCACATTTCGGAGGATGTCACGCCGCTGATACGCGACAGCCATGACTCCTTCGACAAGGCGTCCCGCGCACTGCACAGGTGGGCCGGCGAGCTGAAGGACTTCCAGGACGAGGCGAACCGTCTGGAGACGGCGGCCGGGAAGGCGCTGGACGCGAAAGGCAAGGCGAAGAGCGGCACGGACGACATGGCCAAGGCCTCAGGGGACGTGACCACTGCGGAGTCCGATGTCGATGACCTGGAGGGGCGGTACCGGCGCGCCGCCGCGCACATAGCAAAAGATCTGGACAAGGCCGGGAACATCGCCCCGAACGAGCCGGGATTCTGGGACAAGTTGGGCCACGGGATCGAGGACGCGTGGAAGGACGCCGGGAAATGGCTCAAGGATCACGCCGACCTGATCAAGCTCATTGGTGATCTGCTCGGAGATCTGGGCGGAATCCTGGCGATGATCGCGATCATCACCGCTCCGTTCGAGCCGATCGGCGCGATCTTCGCCACCGCCGCGGTAGTCACCAGCGGGCTCGCACTCGTCTCCCACCTGGTGGCCAAAGCGGCCGGGGCCGACGTCAGTCTGGTGACCATCGGATTGGATGCCTTGGGTTCCATTCCTGGTATCGGGGCCTTCAGCAAGGGCGTCAAGGTCGCGGACGAAGCGACTGCGGCGACGCGCGCCGCCAAGCTTGGCGGAACGGTGAAGGGATCAAAAACCCACGGATGGAAGTTCATCGCTCGCAGTCCTGCGGCCACAGGTGGATTGAAGACCCCGAACATCAAACTACTGGGGGACCCTGTCCGGCTATTTGGTTCTGAATCTCATGGCCTACTGGAGGCAAAAGGAATGACGGGACGTATGAACTTGCTCGCCGAAAAAAACATTCGCAACGGCCAGCTCCTGGGCACCCAAGCCATCCCCGGCCTCAAGAATATCGACTCCATGAGCAACCTCGGGCGCGGTATCGATGCGGGAATCAAGATCGCTCCCAAGGTTCTCAGCGTTCCTGGGCACGTGCACGACCTCGGCGACCAGCTCCATCAATCAGCGGCGGCCCACTGA
- a CDS encoding SPFH domain-containing protein: MSTQPTPPANGPSGRSTPADPTAPKDSAPGADLPEMPKPRVREFAAHSIPGGLALLLGLVGLVVGIALAVTATAFDSAGVKAALIVVGILLAIVSVFAMSGLNMVAPGQARVVQLFGRYRGTIRQDGLRWVNPLTSRAKISTRVRNHETAVLKVNDAYGNPIELAAVVVWRVEDTAQASFEVDDFLEFVSTQTEAAVRHIAIEYPYDAHDEGGLSLRGNAEEITEKLAVELHARVEAAGVEIIESRFTHLAYAPEIASAMLQRQQAGAVVAARRLIVDGAVGMVEQALARLTDQGIVELDEERKAAMVSNLLVVLCGDRAAQPVVNTGTLYQ, from the coding sequence ATGAGTACTCAGCCCACACCACCCGCCAACGGCCCCTCGGGCCGCAGCACCCCCGCGGACCCGACCGCGCCCAAGGACAGCGCGCCGGGCGCCGACCTCCCCGAGATGCCGAAGCCCCGCGTACGGGAGTTCGCCGCGCACTCCATCCCGGGCGGCCTCGCGTTGCTGCTCGGCCTCGTCGGGCTGGTGGTGGGCATCGCCCTGGCCGTGACGGCGACCGCTTTCGACTCCGCGGGAGTGAAGGCCGCCCTGATCGTGGTCGGCATCCTGCTGGCCATCGTCTCGGTCTTCGCCATGTCGGGGCTGAACATGGTGGCGCCGGGACAGGCACGCGTGGTCCAGCTCTTCGGTCGCTACCGGGGGACGATCCGCCAGGACGGACTGCGCTGGGTCAACCCGCTGACGTCTCGGGCGAAGATCTCCACTCGGGTCCGCAACCACGAGACGGCCGTCCTCAAGGTCAACGACGCCTACGGCAACCCCATCGAGCTGGCGGCCGTCGTCGTATGGCGGGTGGAGGACACCGCACAGGCCAGCTTCGAGGTGGACGACTTCCTTGAGTTCGTCTCCACACAGACCGAGGCGGCCGTCCGGCACATCGCCATCGAGTACCCCTACGACGCCCACGACGAGGGCGGCCTCTCCCTGCGGGGCAACGCGGAGGAGATCACCGAGAAGCTGGCAGTGGAGTTGCACGCCCGGGTCGAGGCCGCAGGCGTGGAGATCATCGAGTCGCGCTTCACCCACCTCGCGTACGCCCCGGAGATCGCCTCCGCGATGCTCCAGCGCCAGCAGGCCGGCGCCGTCGTGGCGGCGCGCCGACTGATCGTGGACGGCGCGGTCGGCATGGTCGAGCAGGCGCTCGCCAGGCTCACCGACCAGGGCATCGTGGAACTGGACGAGGAGCGGAAGGCGGCGATGGTGAGCAATCTGCTGGTGGTGCTCTGCGGAGACAGGGCGGCCCAGCCTGTCGTGAACACGGGCACGCTCTACCAGTGA
- a CDS encoding transglycosylase domain-containing protein, translating to MGRADVRRAQRRGARRSAGGRPSGIRRVFTWKKVLGTLFGLCLLGMAALVGVYFYVDVPEANAEAQLQSNVYKYSDGSVLARTGTRNREIVGLDRIPKDVQKTFVAAENKSFYTDKGVDLKGTARGVLSTVSGKGKQGGSTITQQYVKNYYLTQDQTVSRKLKELVISLKVDNKYSKDDILAGYINTSYYGRGAYGIQAAAQAYYGIDADELNVQQGAYLAALLQAPSQYDWSSATPTGKRLATERWNYVLDNMVKQNWLDSGKRAGLAFPKPQAPKAPTGLKGQTGYLVNAANSALEKQLVAQGTSADDAKAKVDAGGWVMTLNIDKKKQRQLEKSVAAKLTNKLDPKSRAVDADVQAGAVSVSPKSGKVLALYGGKDFLTHQYSNATRADYQPASTFKPLIFASALENNSTTQDGKPITANTIYDGTSERKVKGSRIAFDPPNEDGVDYGDVNVQKAMNKSINSVFAQMGVDVGMENVMETAGKLGMDTKGLPAVPAQTLGSMGASPLQMAGVYATLDNHGKKVSPAIVSSAEHAATKVDFPDPIGEQVVDRRTADSVTSVLTGVVDDGTGSAVRNSDQDVAGKTGTSDSNKSAWFTGYTPDLVTSVGLFGEAQKAQGKIASGAQVTLKGAAGGGRVNGGGFPAEIWAAYTFDAMGEPTKFKLDTEMGAAVAPPPDPTPSTDPSPTTPEPDPSPTSPTPTPTPSTSQPSPPTPTPTLPTAPPTPSTSTSEDPGESESGEPDEPGLPGGGFWGDDDR from the coding sequence ATGGGCCGAGCGGATGTGAGACGAGCACAGCGGCGCGGCGCCCGTCGGTCGGCGGGGGGCCGTCCGTCAGGCATACGCCGCGTCTTCACCTGGAAGAAAGTGCTGGGCACCCTCTTCGGGCTCTGCCTGCTGGGGATGGCGGCGCTGGTGGGCGTCTACTTCTACGTGGACGTCCCCGAGGCCAACGCCGAGGCGCAGCTCCAGAGCAACGTCTACAAGTACAGCGACGGCTCGGTCCTGGCGCGGACCGGCACCCGCAACCGCGAGATCGTCGGTCTCGACCGCATCCCCAAGGACGTGCAGAAGACCTTCGTCGCGGCGGAGAACAAGTCCTTCTACACGGACAAGGGCGTGGACCTCAAAGGCACCGCGCGCGGTGTGCTCAGCACCGTCTCGGGCAAGGGCAAGCAGGGTGGCTCGACCATCACCCAGCAGTACGTGAAGAACTACTACCTCACGCAGGACCAGACGGTCTCCCGCAAGCTCAAAGAGCTGGTCATCTCGCTGAAGGTCGACAACAAGTACTCGAAGGACGACATCCTCGCCGGGTACATCAACACCAGCTACTACGGACGCGGCGCCTACGGCATCCAGGCCGCGGCCCAGGCGTACTACGGCATCGACGCCGACGAGCTCAACGTCCAGCAGGGCGCCTATCTCGCCGCGCTGCTCCAGGCCCCCAGCCAGTACGACTGGTCGTCCGCCACGCCGACAGGCAAGCGGCTCGCGACCGAGCGCTGGAACTACGTGCTCGACAACATGGTCAAGCAGAACTGGCTGGACTCCGGCAAACGAGCGGGGCTGGCCTTCCCGAAGCCGCAGGCGCCCAAGGCCCCCACGGGGCTGAAGGGGCAGACCGGCTACCTGGTCAACGCCGCCAACAGCGCCCTGGAGAAGCAACTCGTCGCCCAGGGCACCTCGGCCGACGACGCCAAGGCCAAGGTGGACGCCGGCGGCTGGGTGATGACGCTCAACATCGACAAGAAGAAGCAGCGGCAGCTGGAGAAGTCGGTGGCGGCCAAGCTCACCAACAAGCTCGACCCGAAGAGCCGGGCCGTCGACGCCGACGTGCAGGCGGGCGCCGTCTCCGTCAGCCCCAAGTCGGGCAAGGTCCTGGCGCTCTACGGCGGCAAGGACTTCCTCACGCACCAGTACTCCAACGCCACCCGCGCCGACTACCAGCCCGCGTCGACCTTCAAGCCGTTGATCTTCGCCTCCGCGCTGGAGAACAACTCGACGACGCAGGACGGCAAGCCGATCACGGCCAACACCATCTACGACGGCACCAGCGAACGGAAGGTCAAGGGCAGCAGGATCGCCTTCGACCCGCCGAACGAGGACGGCGTCGACTACGGCGACGTCAACGTCCAGAAAGCCATGAACAAGTCCATCAACTCCGTCTTCGCCCAGATGGGCGTCGACGTGGGCATGGAAAATGTCATGGAGACCGCGGGCAAGCTCGGCATGGACACCAAGGGGTTGCCGGCGGTGCCCGCGCAGACGCTCGGCTCGATGGGCGCGAGCCCGCTCCAGATGGCCGGCGTGTACGCCACGCTCGACAATCACGGCAAGAAGGTCAGCCCGGCCATCGTGAGCTCCGCCGAACACGCGGCCACCAAGGTCGACTTCCCCGACCCGATCGGCGAGCAGGTCGTCGACCGCCGCACCGCCGACTCGGTCACCTCGGTCCTCACCGGCGTGGTGGACGACGGCACCGGCTCCGCCGTGCGCAACTCGGACCAGGACGTCGCGGGCAAGACCGGCACCTCCGACTCGAACAAGTCGGCCTGGTTCACCGGATACACCCCGGACCTCGTCACCTCCGTCGGCCTCTTCGGCGAGGCGCAGAAGGCACAGGGCAAGATCGCCAGCGGCGCGCAGGTGACGCTCAAGGGCGCCGCGGGCGGCGGCCGGGTCAACGGTGGTGGATTCCCCGCCGAGATCTGGGCCGCCTACACCTTCGACGCGATGGGCGAGCCCACCAAGTTCAAACTCGACACGGAGATGGGCGCCGCCGTGGCCCCGCCCCCGGACCCGACACCGAGCACCGACCCGTCACCCACGACGCCGGAGCCCGACCCGTCACCCACCTCCCCGACCCCGACACCGACCCCCTCGACCTCACAGCCGAGCCCTCCCACACCGACGCCGACGCTGCCCACGGCGCCCCCGACGCCGTCCACGTCGACCAGCGAGGACCCCGGCGAGAGCGAGAGCGGCGAACCGGACGAGCCCGGCCTGCCCGGCGGCGGGTTCTGGGGCGACGACGACCGCTGA
- a CDS encoding ABC transporter permease, translating into MGTRFAVAGGREGWIRTLLTALGVGLGVTLLLTAASVPEFNSHQQQRSEAREPAGHSAGLPKGRSDSTLITGGISTTYRDHALGGRVLRAEGAHPILPPGLDKLPGDKEMAVSPALRSLLNSGEGKLLKERFSDYRVTGTIAEAGLKNPQELYFYVGSSSLTRAQGGSRVAAFGNQPHRAPLAPLLLMLTALVCVVLLTPVVIFITTAVRFGGERRDARLAALRLVGADTATVRRIAAGETLFGAVLGLLAGAVMFLVGREFAGGITLMNMSAYPDDLTPVPALVALIVVAVPVTAVVVTLFSLRAVAIEPLGVVRDTAPRERRLWWRLITPVAGIAILLLYGRMDSDTGVVNTFAIAAGAALTLVGLTTLLPWLVEVAVARLRGGPVPWQLATRRLQLSSGTAARAVSGITVAVAGAVALQMTFTAMNADFRRTTGQDPHRAQMVASSANVSGGLAERMIDEFRTTEGVKGVIGYVETYVTRPGRVPADSIQPTSMLTVGSCATLRELARIGSCTDGDTFVVHTKGKKRANEWVDETARPGKPVNLSSGGKPVLWTLPKDARTVLARRDPGGDRHDGVFATTGAVPTKKMVEARSTAMVQTDRKTPQAEDHILNTAYRLDPMMRVVTYHRVERDAQYASIHRGLQIGAILTMALIAASLLVSMIEQLRERKRLLSALTAFGTRRTSMSWSVLWQTAIPVVLGLALATVGGLALGATLVHLIEKKVTDWMVFLPLVGAGGVLILVVTLCSLPPLWRMMRADRLRTE; encoded by the coding sequence ATGGGCACCCGATTCGCCGTCGCGGGCGGTCGGGAGGGCTGGATACGTACCCTGCTCACCGCCCTCGGAGTCGGCCTCGGCGTCACACTGCTGCTCACCGCTGCCTCCGTACCGGAGTTCAACTCCCATCAGCAGCAGCGATCGGAGGCGCGGGAGCCTGCGGGGCACTCCGCGGGACTGCCGAAGGGCCGTTCCGACTCCACTCTGATCACCGGCGGCATCAGCACCACCTACCGTGACCACGCATTGGGGGGCCGCGTCCTGCGCGCCGAGGGCGCCCACCCGATCCTGCCGCCCGGCCTCGACAAGTTGCCCGGCGACAAGGAGATGGCCGTCTCGCCCGCGCTGCGCTCTCTGCTGAACAGCGGGGAAGGCAAGCTGCTCAAGGAGCGGTTCAGCGACTACCGGGTCACCGGCACCATCGCCGAGGCCGGACTGAAGAACCCGCAGGAGTTGTACTTTTACGTCGGCAGCTCCTCTCTCACCCGGGCCCAGGGGGGCTCACGTGTCGCCGCGTTCGGAAACCAGCCGCACCGGGCGCCGCTCGCCCCGCTGCTGCTGATGCTGACCGCCCTCGTCTGCGTGGTACTGCTGACGCCGGTCGTCATCTTCATCACCACGGCCGTCCGGTTCGGCGGGGAGCGGCGTGACGCACGGCTGGCGGCGCTGCGGCTGGTCGGGGCCGACACCGCGACGGTACGGAGGATCGCGGCGGGCGAGACGTTGTTCGGCGCGGTGCTCGGGCTGCTGGCGGGTGCGGTGATGTTCCTGGTGGGGCGCGAGTTCGCCGGTGGGATCACCCTCATGAACATGAGCGCCTATCCGGACGATCTGACACCGGTGCCCGCCCTGGTGGCGCTGATCGTGGTGGCTGTGCCGGTGACGGCGGTCGTGGTGACGCTGTTCTCGCTGCGTGCTGTGGCCATCGAGCCGCTGGGGGTCGTCCGCGACACGGCGCCGCGCGAACGTCGGCTCTGGTGGCGGCTGATCACCCCGGTGGCGGGGATCGCGATCCTGCTGCTGTACGGGCGGATGGACTCGGATACGGGTGTCGTCAACACGTTCGCGATCGCCGCGGGTGCCGCACTGACGCTCGTCGGCCTGACCACGCTGCTGCCGTGGCTCGTCGAGGTGGCCGTCGCCCGGTTGCGCGGCGGCCCCGTCCCGTGGCAGCTCGCCACGCGCAGGCTCCAGTTGAGCAGCGGTACGGCGGCGCGCGCGGTCAGTGGCATCACGGTGGCGGTGGCCGGAGCCGTGGCGCTCCAGATGACGTTCACCGCGATGAACGCCGACTTCCGGCGGACGACCGGGCAGGACCCGCATCGTGCGCAGATGGTGGCGTCCTCCGCCAATGTCAGCGGCGGTCTCGCGGAGCGGATGATCGACGAGTTCAGGACCACCGAGGGCGTCAAGGGCGTGATCGGCTACGTCGAGACCTATGTGACGCGCCCCGGCCGGGTCCCCGCCGACAGTATCCAGCCGACGAGCATGCTGACGGTGGGCTCCTGCGCCACCCTGCGCGAACTGGCCCGCATCGGCTCCTGCACGGACGGCGACACCTTCGTCGTGCACACCAAGGGGAAGAAGAGGGCCAACGAGTGGGTGGACGAGACGGCGAGGCCGGGAAAGCCGGTCAATCTCAGCTCGGGCGGCAAGCCCGTGCTGTGGACGCTTCCGAAGGACGCCCGTACGGTCCTCGCCCGCCGTGACCCGGGCGGCGACCGCCACGACGGCGTCTTCGCCACGACCGGCGCGGTCCCCACGAAGAAGATGGTCGAGGCCCGCTCGACAGCGATGGTGCAGACGGACAGGAAGACGCCGCAAGCGGAGGACCACATCCTGAACACGGCGTACCGGCTCGACCCGATGATGCGCGTGGTCACCTATCACCGCGTCGAAAGGGACGCGCAGTACGCGAGTATCCACCGAGGCCTCCAGATCGGGGCGATCCTGACGATGGCGCTGATCGCGGCGTCGCTACTGGTGTCGATGATCGAACAGCTGCGGGAACGCAAGCGTCTGCTGTCGGCGCTGACCGCGTTCGGCACGCGCCGGACGTCGATGAGCTGGTCGGTCCTGTGGCAGACGGCCATCCCCGTCGTGCTGGGCCTGGCCCTGGCGACCGTCGGCGGCCTCGCGCTGGGGGCGACGCTGGTCCACCTGATCGAAAAGAAGGTGACCGACTGGATGGTCTTCCTGCCCCTCGTGGGCGCGGGTGGAGTCCTCATCCTCGTGGTGACGCTGTGCAGTCTGCCGCCGCTGTGGCGGATGATGCGGGCGGACCGGCTGCGTACGGAGTGA
- a CDS encoding PadR family transcriptional regulator, translating into MSIGHTLLGLLESGPRHGYDLKRAFDEKFGHDRPLHYGQVYSTMSRLLKNGLVEVDGVESDGGPERKRYAITDAGVTDVRGWLATPEKPEPYLQSTLYTKVVLALLTGRDAADMLDGQRTEHVRMMRALTERKRGGDLADQLICDHALFHLEADLRWLEMTAARLDKLAKAVGA; encoded by the coding sequence ATGTCCATAGGCCACACCCTTCTCGGGCTCCTGGAGTCCGGCCCGCGCCACGGTTACGACCTGAAGCGGGCCTTCGACGAAAAGTTCGGTCACGACCGCCCGCTCCACTACGGCCAGGTCTACTCGACGATGTCCCGGCTGCTGAAGAACGGCCTGGTCGAGGTCGACGGCGTGGAGTCGGACGGGGGCCCCGAGCGCAAGCGGTACGCGATCACCGACGCCGGCGTCACCGACGTACGAGGCTGGCTCGCCACTCCGGAGAAGCCGGAGCCGTACCTCCAGTCGACCCTCTACACCAAAGTCGTCCTCGCCCTTCTCACCGGCCGCGACGCCGCCGACATGCTGGACGGCCAGCGCACCGAGCACGTCCGGATGATGCGCGCGCTCACCGAGCGCAAGCGCGGCGGCGACCTCGCCGACCAGCTCATCTGCGATCACGCTCTGTTCCATCTGGAGGCGGACCTGCGGTGGCTGGAAATGACCGCGGCGCGGCTCGACAAACTGGCCAAGGCGGTGGGCGCGTGA